One region of Solea senegalensis isolate Sse05_10M linkage group LG14, IFAPA_SoseM_1, whole genome shotgun sequence genomic DNA includes:
- the klhl26 gene encoding kelch-like protein 26 isoform X1, whose translation MCAALCSNMAESDGGDFALKPSQSSMVNKNSTLRCTFSAQSHSAILLQGLSVLRAQGQLLDVVLAINEERFQVHRAVLAACSDYFRAMFTGGMRESKQDTIELRGLSARGLKHIIDFAYSAEVTLDLDCIQDVLGAAVFLQMVPVIELCEEFLKSAMSVETCLHIGQMATTFSLSSLKESVDAFTFRHFLQIAEEEDFLHIPMERLIFFLQSNKVRSCSEIDLFHAAIRWLQYDKARRAQASNVLCHVRFPLMRSSELVDSVQTVDIMVEDVLCRQYLLEAFNYQILPFRQHEMQSLRTLVRSDVISLITFGGTPYTDNDRTVSTKMYYLPDITSRQFKELTEMDTGCSHACVAILDNFVYIVGGQHFQYRSGEGAVDSCFRYDPHMSQWLRIQSMQEARIQFQLNVLQGQLYATGGRNGSGSLSSVECYCPKKNEWIYVEPLKRRIWGHAGTSCAEKLYISGGYGVSLDDKKTLHFYDPLSDQWEFRAPMNEARVLHTMISTRDRVYALGGRMDHVDHEDRCFDVLAVEYYIPENDQWTTVSPMRVGQSEAGCCLLDRKIFVVGGYNWHLDNVTSIVQVYNTETDEWERDLHFPESLAGIACSTVILPQNATQC comes from the exons ATGTGCGCGGCTCTGTGCTCGAACATGGCGGAGTCGGACGGCGGGGATTTTGCCTTGAAACCGTCGCAGAGCAG taTGGTTAACAAGAATAGCACCCTGCGCTGTACTTTCTCAGCTCAGAGCCACAGTGCCATCCTGCTTCAGGGCTTGTCGGTCTTGCGAGCACAGGGCCAACTACTTGACGTCGTGCTGGCCATCAATGAGGAGCGCTTCCAGGTCCACAGAGCTGTGCTGGCGGCTTGTAGTGATTACTTCAG GGCAATGTTTACCGGAGGAATGCGGGAGTCAAAACAAGACACCATTGAGCTGAGGGGTTTGTCAGCGCGTGGACTAAAACATATAATTGACTTTGCCTACAGTGCAGAAGTCACATTAGACCTGGACTGTATTCAGGATGTCCTCGGAGCAGCTGTGTTTCTTCAGATGGTCCCTGTCATTGAGCTCTGTGAGGAGTTCCTTAAGTCTGCAATGAGTGTGGAGACTTGCTTACATATTGGCCAGATGGCCACCACCTTCAGTCTGTCTTCCCTAAAGGAGTCTGTGGATGCCTTCACCTTTCGTCACTTCCTCCAGAttgctgaggaggaggatttcctGCACATTCCCATGGAGCGCCTCATCTTCTTCCTGCAGAGCAACAAAGTGAGGAGCTGCAGTGAGATCGATCTCTTCCATGCCGCCATCAGGTGGCTCCAGTATGACAAGGCTCGTCGGGCTCAAGCCAGCAATGTCCTCTGCCATGTCCGCTTCCCACTAATGCGCTCATCGGAGCTGGTGGACAGCGTTCAGACAGTGGATATAATGGTGGAGGATGTGCTGTGCCGCCAGTATCTCCTTGAGGCCTTCAATTACCAGATCCTTCCCTTCCGGCAGCACGAGATGCAGTCCTTACGGACACTCGTTCGCTCTGATGTCATATCACTCATCACCTTTGGTGGCACACCGTATACAGATAACGACCGCACAGTGAGCACCAAGATGTATTATCTCCCTGACATTACTTCCCGCCAGTTCAAAGAGCTGACAGAGATGGACACGGGATGTAGCCACGCTTGTGTAGCCATACTAGATAACTTTGTGTACATTGTTGGTGGACAGCACTTTCAGTACCGCAGCGGTGAGGGTGCAGTGGACAGCTGTTTCCGCTATGACCCACACATGAGCCAGTGGCTACGCATCCAGTCCATGCAGGAGGCCCGTATTCAGTTTCAGCTCAACGTGTTGCAGGGCCAGCTATATGCCACTGGTGGGCGCAATGGATCCGGAAGTTTGTCATCTGTGGAATGTTACTGTCCAAAGAAGAATGAGTGGATTTATGTGGAACCATTAAAACGCAGGATTTGGGGTCATGCAGGAACTTCCTGCGCAGAAAAACTGTATATTTCCGGGGGTTATGGCGTCTCACTGGATGACAAGAAAactcttcacttttatgatccACTGTCAGATCAGTGGGAATTTAGAGCTCCCATGAATGAAGCCAGAGTGTTGCACACCATGATCAGCACTAGGGATCGAGTGTATGCTCTGGGTGGTCGCATGGACCATGTGGACCACGAGGACCGCTGTTTTGATGTTCTGGCAGTTGAGTATTACATTCCAGAGAATGACCAGTGGACCACTGTCAGCCCCATGAGAGTTGGGCAGTCTGAGGCAGGCTGCTGCCTACTGGACAGAAAGATCTTTGTTGTGGGAGGATACAACTGGCACCTGGACAACGTCACAAGCATTGTGCAGGTctacaacacagagacagatgagTGGGAACGGGATCTGCACTTCCCGGAGTCTTTAGCTGGCATTGCTTGTTCAACAGTTATACTTCCACAAAATGCCACACAATGCTAA
- the klhl26 gene encoding kelch-like protein 26 isoform X2, whose translation MCAALCSNMAESDGGDFALKPSQSRAMFTGGMRESKQDTIELRGLSARGLKHIIDFAYSAEVTLDLDCIQDVLGAAVFLQMVPVIELCEEFLKSAMSVETCLHIGQMATTFSLSSLKESVDAFTFRHFLQIAEEEDFLHIPMERLIFFLQSNKVRSCSEIDLFHAAIRWLQYDKARRAQASNVLCHVRFPLMRSSELVDSVQTVDIMVEDVLCRQYLLEAFNYQILPFRQHEMQSLRTLVRSDVISLITFGGTPYTDNDRTVSTKMYYLPDITSRQFKELTEMDTGCSHACVAILDNFVYIVGGQHFQYRSGEGAVDSCFRYDPHMSQWLRIQSMQEARIQFQLNVLQGQLYATGGRNGSGSLSSVECYCPKKNEWIYVEPLKRRIWGHAGTSCAEKLYISGGYGVSLDDKKTLHFYDPLSDQWEFRAPMNEARVLHTMISTRDRVYALGGRMDHVDHEDRCFDVLAVEYYIPENDQWTTVSPMRVGQSEAGCCLLDRKIFVVGGYNWHLDNVTSIVQVYNTETDEWERDLHFPESLAGIACSTVILPQNATQC comes from the exons ATGTGCGCGGCTCTGTGCTCGAACATGGCGGAGTCGGACGGCGGGGATTTTGCCTTGAAACCGTCGCAGAGCAG GGCAATGTTTACCGGAGGAATGCGGGAGTCAAAACAAGACACCATTGAGCTGAGGGGTTTGTCAGCGCGTGGACTAAAACATATAATTGACTTTGCCTACAGTGCAGAAGTCACATTAGACCTGGACTGTATTCAGGATGTCCTCGGAGCAGCTGTGTTTCTTCAGATGGTCCCTGTCATTGAGCTCTGTGAGGAGTTCCTTAAGTCTGCAATGAGTGTGGAGACTTGCTTACATATTGGCCAGATGGCCACCACCTTCAGTCTGTCTTCCCTAAAGGAGTCTGTGGATGCCTTCACCTTTCGTCACTTCCTCCAGAttgctgaggaggaggatttcctGCACATTCCCATGGAGCGCCTCATCTTCTTCCTGCAGAGCAACAAAGTGAGGAGCTGCAGTGAGATCGATCTCTTCCATGCCGCCATCAGGTGGCTCCAGTATGACAAGGCTCGTCGGGCTCAAGCCAGCAATGTCCTCTGCCATGTCCGCTTCCCACTAATGCGCTCATCGGAGCTGGTGGACAGCGTTCAGACAGTGGATATAATGGTGGAGGATGTGCTGTGCCGCCAGTATCTCCTTGAGGCCTTCAATTACCAGATCCTTCCCTTCCGGCAGCACGAGATGCAGTCCTTACGGACACTCGTTCGCTCTGATGTCATATCACTCATCACCTTTGGTGGCACACCGTATACAGATAACGACCGCACAGTGAGCACCAAGATGTATTATCTCCCTGACATTACTTCCCGCCAGTTCAAAGAGCTGACAGAGATGGACACGGGATGTAGCCACGCTTGTGTAGCCATACTAGATAACTTTGTGTACATTGTTGGTGGACAGCACTTTCAGTACCGCAGCGGTGAGGGTGCAGTGGACAGCTGTTTCCGCTATGACCCACACATGAGCCAGTGGCTACGCATCCAGTCCATGCAGGAGGCCCGTATTCAGTTTCAGCTCAACGTGTTGCAGGGCCAGCTATATGCCACTGGTGGGCGCAATGGATCCGGAAGTTTGTCATCTGTGGAATGTTACTGTCCAAAGAAGAATGAGTGGATTTATGTGGAACCATTAAAACGCAGGATTTGGGGTCATGCAGGAACTTCCTGCGCAGAAAAACTGTATATTTCCGGGGGTTATGGCGTCTCACTGGATGACAAGAAAactcttcacttttatgatccACTGTCAGATCAGTGGGAATTTAGAGCTCCCATGAATGAAGCCAGAGTGTTGCACACCATGATCAGCACTAGGGATCGAGTGTATGCTCTGGGTGGTCGCATGGACCATGTGGACCACGAGGACCGCTGTTTTGATGTTCTGGCAGTTGAGTATTACATTCCAGAGAATGACCAGTGGACCACTGTCAGCCCCATGAGAGTTGGGCAGTCTGAGGCAGGCTGCTGCCTACTGGACAGAAAGATCTTTGTTGTGGGAGGATACAACTGGCACCTGGACAACGTCACAAGCATTGTGCAGGTctacaacacagagacagatgagTGGGAACGGGATCTGCACTTCCCGGAGTCTTTAGCTGGCATTGCTTGTTCAACAGTTATACTTCCACAAAATGCCACACAATGCTAA